One Micromonospora sp. FIMYZ51 genomic window carries:
- a CDS encoding glycosyltransferase: protein MGRFLVTCWPFTGHVLPQLSIATALRERGHEVAFYTGETARDTIESAGFPVFGFSAVDERLAYSLVGMLEQGWPDSRPKPGLLRDTLRRWLVETIPDQLADLEPLLHRWQPDVLVTDLSMWAPILVLWQRDHIPVALSCTFMGPLIPGPDAPPWGFGLAPAHHGWTRLRNHILHRLTDLAATGVRRRIDTIRAEHDLPPLGQSVNAFTAQLPLYLVGNIPQLDHNRTDLPPTVHYVGPCIWHPPTTHTDTTWLDTIPTDTPWIHVTESTLRHGDPFLLRAAIQGLAGEPVQVIATTGTHRDPDTLDLGPTAPNIHLTRWLSHTHLLPRCAAVITTGGAATIMAALQHGKPLIITPTTWDKPDNARRITNAGLGIHLNPKHCTPHTLRTAVQELLTNPTYHHNAHTIAQQLATTNGPTHAAHLLENLTTHRRTAPEPQRRRAPHARRET, encoded by the coding sequence ATGGGCCGCTTCCTGGTCACCTGCTGGCCGTTCACCGGGCACGTGTTGCCGCAGCTGAGTATCGCCACGGCGCTGCGCGAGCGGGGTCACGAGGTGGCCTTCTACACCGGCGAGACCGCCCGGGACACGATCGAGTCGGCCGGCTTCCCGGTCTTCGGGTTCTCCGCCGTCGACGAGCGACTGGCCTACTCGCTTGTCGGGATGTTGGAGCAGGGTTGGCCCGACAGCCGCCCAAAGCCGGGGCTGCTCCGGGACACCCTGCGGCGCTGGTTGGTGGAGACCATCCCCGACCAGTTGGCCGACCTCGAACCGTTGTTGCACCGCTGGCAGCCGGACGTGCTGGTCACCGACCTGTCGATGTGGGCACCGATCCTGGTGCTCTGGCAACGCGACCACATCCCGGTCGCCCTCTCCTGCACCTTCATGGGCCCGCTCATCCCCGGGCCGGACGCGCCGCCGTGGGGATTCGGGCTCGCCCCCGCACACCACGGCTGGACCCGACTACGCAACCACATCCTGCACCGACTCACCGACCTCGCCGCCACCGGCGTACGCCGCCGCATCGACACCATCCGCGCCGAACACGACCTACCCCCACTCGGCCAATCAGTGAACGCCTTCACCGCCCAACTACCCCTCTACCTCGTCGGCAACATCCCCCAACTCGACCACAACCGCACCGACCTACCCCCCACCGTCCACTACGTCGGCCCCTGCATCTGGCACCCACCCACCACCCACACCGACACCACCTGGCTCGACACCATCCCCACCGACACACCCTGGATCCACGTCACGGAGAGCACGTTGCGGCACGGGGACCCGTTCCTGTTACGGGCGGCGATCCAGGGTCTCGCCGGCGAACCGGTCCAGGTCATCGCCACCACCGGCACCCACCGCGACCCCGACACCCTCGACCTCGGCCCCACCGCACCCAACATCCACCTCACCCGCTGGCTCAGCCACACCCACCTCCTCCCCCGCTGCGCCGCCGTCATCACCACCGGCGGAGCCGCGACCATCATGGCCGCCCTCCAACACGGCAAACCCCTCATCATCACCCCCACCACCTGGGACAAACCCGACAACGCCCGCCGCATCACCAACGCCGGCCTCGGCATCCACCTCAACCCCAAACACTGCACCCCCCACACCCTGCGCACCGCCGTCCAAGAACTCCTCACCAACCCCACCTACCACCACAACGCCCACACCATCGCCCAACAACTCGCCACCACCAACGGCCCCACCCACGCCGCCCACCTCCTCGAAAACCTCACCACCCACCGCAGGACGGCACCCGAGCCGCAGCGCCGGAGGGCCCCACACGCCAGGAGAGAAACATGA
- a CDS encoding HNH endonuclease family protein, with translation MARVPKAALATVAAVVLSVLVVPTPVQATPPNIPSHSTAVSRLNSLSVAAESHQSSYNRDLFPHWITITGTCNTREQVLKRDGSNVVVNASCYPTSGSWYSPYDGVTRTNPADISIDHVVPLAEAWRSGAWSWTTARRQSYANDLGGPELWAVTGSINSAKGDKDPAAWKPPRTAFHCTYARAWIQVKWYYGLSVDSAEKSALNSMLNTC, from the coding sequence GTGGCTCGCGTACCCAAGGCCGCCCTCGCCACGGTGGCCGCCGTCGTCCTCTCCGTCCTGGTGGTCCCGACCCCGGTCCAGGCCACCCCGCCCAACATCCCGTCGCACAGCACGGCGGTGAGCCGACTCAACTCGCTGAGCGTCGCCGCCGAGTCGCACCAGTCCAGCTACAACCGCGACCTGTTCCCACACTGGATCACGATCACCGGCACCTGCAACACCCGGGAGCAGGTCCTCAAGCGCGACGGCAGCAACGTCGTGGTGAACGCCAGTTGCTACCCGACCTCCGGGTCCTGGTACAGCCCGTACGACGGGGTGACCCGTACCAACCCCGCCGACATCTCCATCGACCACGTGGTGCCGCTCGCCGAGGCCTGGCGCTCCGGCGCCTGGTCCTGGACCACGGCCCGGCGCCAGAGCTACGCCAACGACCTCGGTGGCCCGGAACTGTGGGCGGTCACCGGCAGCATCAACTCGGCCAAGGGCGACAAGGACCCGGCCGCGTGGAAGCCGCCGCGTACCGCCTTCCACTGCACCTACGCCCGGGCCTGGATCCAGGTGAAGTGGTACTACGGCCTCTCCGTGGACAGTGCGGAGAAGTCGGCGCTCAACAGCATGCTGAACACCTGCTGA
- a CDS encoding response regulator transcription factor gives MISRAGVVSQLRPRPEVLLLDESEADQAAVAVIVSDSIDEPALRTLRALRSRSRAALVLVVTQADDAGLVAAVEHGVAGIVRRSEASADRLVAVIQSAAAGEGAVPPDLLGRLLQQVGALQREVLGPRGLTFAGLAEREVEVLRLVADGFDTAEIATKLSYSQRTIKNILHDVTNRLHLRNRCHAVAYALRNGLI, from the coding sequence GTGATCTCACGTGCCGGCGTGGTCAGCCAACTCCGGCCCCGCCCGGAGGTGTTGCTGCTCGACGAGTCCGAGGCGGATCAGGCGGCCGTCGCGGTGATCGTCAGCGACAGCATCGACGAGCCGGCCCTGCGTACGCTGCGTGCGCTACGCAGCCGGAGCCGGGCCGCCCTGGTGCTGGTGGTGACCCAGGCCGACGACGCTGGCCTGGTGGCCGCCGTGGAGCACGGGGTGGCGGGGATCGTGCGCCGCTCCGAGGCGAGCGCGGACCGACTGGTCGCGGTGATCCAGTCCGCCGCGGCCGGTGAGGGCGCCGTGCCACCGGACCTGCTGGGCCGACTGTTGCAGCAGGTCGGGGCGTTGCAGCGGGAGGTGCTCGGGCCACGCGGGTTGACCTTCGCCGGGTTGGCCGAGCGGGAGGTGGAGGTGCTGCGGCTGGTCGCCGACGGCTTCGACACCGCCGAGATCGCCACCAAGCTGTCCTACTCGCAGCGGACGATCAAGAACATCCTGCACGACGTGACGAACCGGCTGCATCTGCGCAACCGCTGCCACGCGGTGGCGTACGCGTTGCGCAACGGCCTGATCTGA
- a CDS encoding VWA domain-containing protein, protein MRWGSRRWGVMVLGLLAGPAVVAPEPVAPAPPPAAPAAPAAEADYRLGYTSTERPTLLIGQESSRAPRPLLTEAERGDAEQDADLRAGRVVWVGRRATAGGADLAGSLWLRRPGAAPVRLVGGPGTVAHPALSPDGRRVAFTSDRAGNADIWVIGTDGSGLRRLTDHPAEDSWPTWSPDGTRVAFASTRADLAGDLWVMSATGGGQTRLTDGPAADGQPAWSPDGRRLAFTTTRFAPASTPGLRTVATVAATGGAVTRAVPGPGDAAEPAWSPDGTRLAFTTTRTDPAGDIHVLRDGRVTAVATGPLPQHQPVWRGDDLIWTATDTERTSDVWSADATGGDRRDLTARPGRTESAPAFSPDGTRLAYSAEQPDGGARIVVADATGANPQVLAPPGTTGTDHDTDPTWAPDGTAIAFTRHSSDQRRPSRILAVSVTDGRLVTEVPMPWFLRGADTQPSWSPDGRQLAFTRNSWARDSELEWPVVDRPALPGTTIDFTQSVRTPPIPPRPDIVFLVDDTGSMAEPGEGGASVIQQLRTRLPEVIADVRTSEPDARFGLATFSGRGGNGQYDPLMYYPRQEVTDNNDLINRAVAGLTAQSGFGTENWFYALRQLARNDRIGFRPDSSRVVVLISDTDSVDKTAPPPEEGEIGEASLISELRAAGIALIGVPIVGADFERGLNFDGAAGRIATATGGRLTADSSPAGMIEAVQRAIRSLTVTVDPEATYCDDGLSVTFDPDPAQVEAGTRARIREIITVAPDAVPGSVLRCTINFDLDPAQPNRDAVQELIVRVAQPGAPFVRIDDVRVPPTGPDGARVNYQASAVDGVGRPLPVRCQPPPGSLFPIGQTVVTCTATDRDGRTWSDPGLIIVTDPAVQGSRIWLARLDGDLAGTVTVTDQWDLSARVGPPCPSRSADRAPAWSPDGGSIAYADSSDDLCVVRPDGTGARHPLAPADRAGRTVTDPAWSPDGRRIAVALSPAPADEPSAADASDIVVLPSGGGPASTVIPVVGREPAFQRLPVPDLSLTVSVNAQPGYLGGDPSTVTFTVRNATALPADNVWLDITPPAPLLPLVSTDARCDVGRRLCRLGTLGPGAQQVIRVVLVPRAAVAAPVVGRLTATVRQVPATRTAQAPVRVLAPKVRVDPAIGPPGFVTAAIGTDFPPGARVRLTWSPGITTTPDTVVVGADGSFRTQLLVLRKDTLGPRDLTAERVTGRAFAPVRAPEPFLVVPRGLGPPLFNGRG, encoded by the coding sequence GTGCGCTGGGGCAGCCGCCGCTGGGGAGTCATGGTGCTCGGGCTGCTGGCCGGGCCGGCCGTGGTCGCGCCCGAGCCGGTCGCACCGGCACCGCCGCCCGCCGCACCTGCGGCACCTGCGGCCGAGGCCGACTACCGGCTCGGCTACACCAGCACCGAACGGCCGACGCTGCTGATCGGCCAGGAGAGCAGCCGGGCCCCGCGACCGCTGCTGACCGAGGCCGAACGCGGCGACGCCGAGCAGGACGCCGACCTGCGCGCCGGTCGGGTGGTCTGGGTGGGACGCCGGGCCACCGCCGGTGGCGCCGACCTGGCCGGTAGCCTCTGGCTCCGCCGGCCCGGGGCGGCACCGGTGCGGCTGGTCGGCGGCCCCGGCACGGTCGCGCATCCGGCGCTCTCCCCCGACGGGCGGCGGGTCGCCTTCACCAGCGACCGCGCCGGCAACGCCGACATCTGGGTGATCGGCACCGACGGCTCCGGGCTACGCCGACTCACCGACCATCCGGCCGAGGACAGCTGGCCGACCTGGTCGCCCGACGGCACCCGGGTCGCGTTCGCCAGCACCCGGGCCGACCTCGCCGGTGACCTCTGGGTCATGTCGGCGACCGGCGGCGGGCAGACCCGGCTGACCGACGGCCCCGCCGCCGACGGGCAGCCCGCCTGGTCGCCCGACGGACGCCGGCTGGCCTTCACCACCACCCGCTTCGCGCCGGCCAGCACTCCCGGCCTGCGTACGGTGGCCACCGTGGCCGCGACCGGCGGCGCGGTGACCCGGGCGGTGCCCGGCCCGGGGGACGCCGCCGAACCGGCCTGGTCACCGGACGGCACCCGGCTCGCCTTCACCACCACCCGCACCGACCCGGCCGGCGACATCCACGTGCTGCGCGACGGGCGGGTCACCGCGGTGGCCACCGGCCCGTTGCCCCAGCACCAGCCGGTGTGGCGGGGCGACGACCTGATCTGGACGGCGACCGACACCGAGCGCACCAGCGACGTGTGGAGTGCCGACGCCACCGGCGGTGACCGACGGGATCTCACCGCCCGGCCGGGGCGTACCGAGAGCGCTCCGGCGTTCAGCCCGGACGGCACCCGGCTGGCCTACAGCGCCGAGCAGCCGGACGGCGGCGCCCGCATCGTCGTCGCCGACGCCACCGGCGCCAACCCGCAGGTGCTGGCGCCGCCGGGCACCACCGGCACGGACCACGACACGGACCCGACCTGGGCACCGGACGGCACGGCCATCGCCTTCACCCGCCACTCGTCGGACCAGCGCCGGCCGTCGCGGATCCTCGCCGTCTCGGTCACCGACGGGCGGCTGGTCACCGAGGTACCGATGCCGTGGTTCCTGCGCGGCGCCGACACGCAGCCCTCCTGGTCACCCGACGGGCGGCAGCTGGCCTTCACCCGGAACTCCTGGGCCCGCGACAGCGAACTCGAATGGCCCGTGGTGGACCGGCCCGCGCTGCCCGGCACCACGATCGACTTCACCCAGTCGGTGCGTACCCCGCCGATCCCGCCCCGGCCGGACATCGTCTTCCTGGTCGACGACACCGGCTCGATGGCCGAGCCGGGTGAGGGCGGCGCCAGCGTCATCCAACAGCTGCGGACCCGGCTGCCCGAGGTGATCGCCGATGTCCGGACCAGCGAACCGGACGCCCGCTTCGGCCTGGCGACCTTCAGCGGACGCGGTGGCAACGGCCAGTACGACCCGCTCATGTACTACCCCCGCCAGGAGGTGACCGACAACAACGACCTCATCAACCGGGCCGTCGCGGGCCTGACCGCGCAGAGCGGATTCGGCACCGAGAACTGGTTCTACGCGCTGCGGCAACTCGCCCGCAACGACCGGATCGGCTTCCGCCCGGACAGCAGCCGGGTGGTGGTGCTGATCAGTGACACCGACAGCGTCGACAAGACCGCTCCGCCGCCCGAGGAGGGCGAGATCGGCGAGGCCAGCCTGATCAGCGAGCTGCGGGCCGCCGGGATCGCGTTGATCGGCGTACCCATCGTCGGTGCCGACTTCGAGCGCGGGCTCAACTTCGACGGGGCGGCCGGGCGGATCGCCACCGCCACCGGAGGCCGGCTCACCGCCGACAGCTCCCCCGCCGGAATGATCGAAGCGGTGCAGCGCGCCATCCGCAGTCTCACCGTCACCGTCGACCCCGAAGCCACCTACTGCGACGACGGTCTCTCGGTCACCTTCGACCCCGACCCCGCCCAAGTGGAGGCCGGCACCCGGGCCCGGATCCGGGAGATCATCACCGTCGCGCCGGACGCGGTCCCCGGATCGGTGCTGCGCTGCACGATCAATTTCGACCTCGATCCGGCGCAGCCCAACCGGGACGCCGTACAGGAACTGATCGTCCGCGTCGCCCAGCCCGGCGCGCCCTTCGTCCGCATCGACGACGTACGGGTGCCGCCCACCGGGCCGGACGGCGCGCGGGTGAACTACCAGGCGTCGGCGGTGGACGGGGTCGGCCGGCCGCTACCCGTACGCTGCCAACCGCCGCCCGGTTCGCTCTTCCCGATCGGGCAGACCGTGGTGACCTGCACGGCCACCGACCGCGACGGCCGGACCTGGTCCGACCCCGGGCTGATCATCGTGACCGACCCGGCGGTCCAGGGCAGCCGGATCTGGCTGGCCCGCCTCGACGGCGACCTGGCCGGCACGGTGACCGTCACCGACCAGTGGGACCTCAGCGCCCGGGTCGGGCCGCCGTGCCCGAGCCGCTCCGCCGACCGCGCGCCGGCCTGGTCACCCGACGGCGGCAGCATCGCGTACGCGGACAGCTCCGATGACCTCTGCGTGGTGCGACCGGACGGCACCGGTGCCCGGCACCCGCTCGCCCCGGCCGACCGCGCCGGCCGTACCGTGACGGACCCGGCCTGGTCCCCGGACGGCCGACGGATCGCGGTGGCGTTGAGCCCTGCCCCGGCGGACGAGCCATCGGCGGCCGACGCCTCGGACATCGTGGTGCTGCCCAGCGGCGGCGGCCCGGCCAGCACGGTGATCCCGGTGGTGGGCCGCGAGCCGGCGTTCCAGCGCCTGCCGGTGCCCGACCTGAGCCTGACCGTCTCGGTGAACGCCCAGCCCGGCTACCTCGGCGGCGACCCGAGCACGGTCACCTTCACCGTGCGCAACGCCACCGCACTACCGGCCGACAACGTCTGGTTGGACATCACCCCGCCCGCACCACTGCTGCCGCTGGTCAGCACCGACGCACGCTGCGACGTCGGCCGTCGACTCTGCCGGCTCGGCACCCTCGGCCCCGGCGCCCAACAGGTGATCAGGGTGGTGCTGGTGCCACGCGCGGCGGTCGCGGCCCCGGTCGTGGGCCGGCTCACCGCGACCGTCCGGCAGGTGCCGGCGACGCGGACCGCGCAGGCCCCGGTGCGGGTACTGGCTCCGAAGGTACGCGTCGACCCGGCCATCGGTCCGCCCGGCTTCGTCACCGCGGCGATCGGCACCGACTTCCCGCCCGGGGCACGGGTGCGGTTGACCTGGTCGCCGGGGATCACCACCACTCCGGACACGGTGGTCGTCGGCGCGGACGGCAGCTTCCGCACCCAACTCCTGGTGCTGCGCAAGGACACCCTGGGTCCCCGCGACCTGACCGCCGAGCGGGTCACCGGTCGCGCCTTCGCGCCGGTACGCGCACCCGAGCCGTTCCTGGTGGTACCGCGCGGGCTCGGCCCGCCGCTGTTCAACGGGCGGGGGTGA
- a CDS encoding DUF4255 domain-containing protein, giving the protein MIHEIDDALRRLVRDEALPGSGVEIVLEAPTKEWAARRNAPTVNLYLYDIREDLRRRSRGLINEYDERGQVSRRVMPPRYIKLSYLVTAWTQRPEDEHRLLSSLLLCFLRFDAVPAAVLTGSVAAIGMPVPMTVALPPPEDRAFADVWTALGGELKPSLDLVVSTPVESGREVPVGPPAYEGMVAEVADTTTDDRADRVGHRPARSGG; this is encoded by the coding sequence GTGATCCACGAGATCGACGACGCGCTGCGTCGGCTGGTACGCGACGAGGCGCTGCCCGGGTCCGGCGTGGAGATCGTGCTGGAGGCGCCGACAAAGGAGTGGGCGGCCCGCCGTAACGCGCCCACCGTGAACCTCTACCTCTACGACATCCGCGAGGACCTGCGCCGCCGCTCCCGTGGCCTGATCAACGAGTACGACGAGCGGGGCCAGGTGAGCCGCCGGGTCATGCCGCCCCGCTACATCAAGCTGTCCTATCTGGTCACCGCCTGGACCCAGCGGCCGGAGGACGAACACCGCCTGCTCTCCTCGTTGCTCCTGTGCTTCCTGCGCTTCGACGCCGTACCGGCGGCGGTGTTGACCGGCTCGGTGGCCGCGATCGGCATGCCGGTGCCGATGACGGTCGCGCTGCCGCCGCCGGAGGACCGGGCGTTCGCGGATGTCTGGACCGCGCTCGGCGGCGAGTTGAAGCCCTCGCTCGATCTCGTGGTCAGCACGCCGGTGGAGAGCGGTCGCGAGGTGCCGGTCGGGCCGCCCGCCTACGAGGGCATGGTCGCCGAGGTCGCCGACACCACCACCGACGACCGGGCCGACCGGGTCGGGCACCGCCCGGCCCGGTCGGGAGGTTGA
- a CDS encoding AAA family ATPase, protein MAGEIRSLLHRLQRLELAVRAAVARRRESDPQPDDPFRGLYLSDEAVDAALATAREPFEPWPAGPESNGPEADESAGTSRAASGPEGVRASAGERSATPAGDRLAALAGAAGLTPLDEALLLVALAPDVDSRFEQFYGYLNDDVTRRRPSIGLALRLCGLPEAAASARLRLAAGAPLIDLALLRVDSPDRPVLSRGLWVPDRVSGWLLGADAPEPLLVGLAAPVAPCGPPPVEAASLGRALDRAGARLAYLRERSGGSATALAVAALDGAGRAALAVDLPRLTADPQPAELATALVREALLTGAGLVVGPVQGDEPWAVWARLTAGEVPVLGYGTQPWDPAWTARPPLQVEVAPLTVEQRAEVWRSALPDGLADGLDPAAATAQFVLGAPAIHRAASVAVQLATAAGQPVDEAHLRAGARTQNAAGLERLARRITPEVGWTDLVLPPPTLSLLHELAGRARHRDRVLREWRMRPGGGRGVGVTALFAGDSGTGKTMSAEVVAGSLGLDLYTVNLATVVDKYVGETEKNLERIFGEAAGVNGVLLFDEADAIFGKRSEVRDAHDRYANIESAYLLQRMETFDGLAVLATNLRANLDEAFTRRLDVVVDFPVPDEAARRALWDRCLGDRVPRAADVDLDFLAHAFELAGGHIRSAAVTAGYLAAGAGRPVGMAELIGAVGREYRKLGRLTLESEFGPYLGLAG, encoded by the coding sequence GTGGCCGGCGAGATCCGATCGTTGCTGCATCGCCTGCAACGCCTGGAACTGGCGGTACGCGCGGCCGTGGCACGTCGGCGGGAGAGCGACCCGCAGCCGGACGACCCGTTCCGCGGGCTCTACCTTTCCGACGAGGCGGTCGACGCGGCCCTGGCCACCGCCCGCGAGCCCTTCGAGCCGTGGCCCGCCGGCCCGGAAAGCAACGGACCAGAGGCCGACGAATCGGCAGGCACCAGCCGGGCGGCCAGCGGACCGGAAGGTGTCCGGGCATCGGCCGGCGAGCGGTCGGCGACACCGGCCGGCGACCGGTTGGCGGCGCTGGCCGGCGCGGCCGGGCTGACCCCGCTGGACGAGGCGCTGCTGCTGGTGGCGCTCGCCCCCGACGTGGACAGCCGGTTCGAGCAGTTCTACGGCTACCTCAACGACGACGTGACCCGCCGTCGCCCCTCGATCGGCCTGGCGTTGCGGCTCTGCGGGCTGCCCGAGGCCGCCGCGTCGGCCCGACTGCGGCTGGCCGCCGGTGCGCCGCTTATCGACCTGGCGCTGCTGCGGGTGGACTCCCCCGACCGGCCGGTGCTCAGTCGCGGGCTCTGGGTACCGGACCGGGTCAGCGGGTGGCTGCTCGGCGCCGACGCCCCCGAGCCGCTGCTGGTGGGGCTGGCCGCACCGGTCGCCCCGTGCGGTCCGCCGCCGGTCGAGGCGGCATCGCTGGGGCGGGCGTTGGACCGGGCCGGCGCACGCCTGGCGTACCTGCGGGAGCGTTCCGGCGGCAGCGCGACGGCGCTTGCGGTGGCCGCGCTCGACGGCGCCGGGCGGGCTGCCCTCGCGGTCGATCTGCCCCGGCTGACGGCCGATCCGCAGCCGGCGGAGCTGGCCACCGCGCTGGTCCGGGAGGCGTTGCTCACCGGGGCGGGGCTGGTCGTCGGGCCGGTGCAGGGCGACGAGCCGTGGGCGGTCTGGGCCCGGCTGACCGCTGGTGAGGTGCCGGTGCTCGGGTACGGCACGCAGCCGTGGGATCCGGCCTGGACGGCCCGGCCACCGTTGCAGGTGGAGGTCGCGCCGCTGACCGTCGAGCAACGGGCCGAGGTATGGCGGTCCGCCCTGCCCGACGGGCTCGCCGACGGGCTCGATCCGGCCGCCGCCACCGCCCAGTTCGTGCTCGGCGCGCCGGCGATCCATCGGGCCGCCTCGGTGGCCGTGCAACTCGCCACAGCCGCTGGCCAACCGGTCGATGAGGCACACTTGCGGGCGGGTGCGCGTACCCAGAACGCGGCCGGCCTGGAGCGGTTGGCCCGGCGGATCACCCCGGAGGTCGGCTGGACGGATCTGGTGCTGCCACCCCCGACGCTGTCGCTGCTGCACGAGCTGGCCGGCCGGGCCCGGCACCGGGACCGGGTGCTGCGCGAGTGGCGGATGCGCCCCGGTGGCGGGCGCGGGGTCGGGGTGACCGCGCTCTTCGCCGGTGACTCGGGCACCGGCAAGACGATGTCCGCCGAGGTGGTCGCCGGCAGCCTGGGATTGGATCTGTACACGGTCAACCTCGCCACGGTGGTGGACAAGTACGTCGGGGAGACCGAGAAGAACCTGGAACGGATCTTCGGCGAGGCGGCCGGCGTGAACGGGGTGCTGCTCTTCGACGAGGCGGACGCGATCTTCGGCAAGCGCTCCGAGGTCCGCGACGCCCACGACCGGTACGCCAACATCGAGAGCGCGTACCTGCTGCAACGGATGGAAACCTTCGACGGGCTGGCGGTGCTGGCCACGAACCTGCGGGCCAACCTGGACGAGGCGTTCACCCGACGGCTGGACGTGGTGGTGGACTTCCCGGTACCCGACGAGGCGGCCCGGCGGGCCTTGTGGGACCGCTGCCTCGGCGACCGGGTGCCCCGCGCGGCCGATGTGGACCTGGACTTCCTGGCCCACGCGTTCGAGCTGGCCGGCGGCCACATCCGCTCCGCCGCGGTGACCGCCGGCTACCTCGCCGCCGGGGCGGGCCGCCCGGTCGGCATGGCGGAGCTGATCGGCGCGGTCGGCCGCGAGTACCGCAAGCTCGGCCGGCTGACCCTGGAGAGCGAGTTCGGTCCCTACCTCGGCCTCGCCGGTTGA
- a CDS encoding DUF4157 domain-containing protein, producing the protein MRGHREFDSDSAVRPAGDRPTGADRDTESLTYAAASAGRPDVLGASGLLGLQRAVGNRAVGELVEPDSSPVHNVVNSGGGSPLAPEVRADMESRFGGQDFSDVRVHTDGAAHESAKSVNAQAYTVGSNIVFQRDSYDPSSAGGQHMLAHELTHVVQQRSGPVDGTDHGGGVKVSDPSDRFEREAVANADRLMSTPAAPAPAAAMQRAVEHAGHDHPVAQREEEMAEEDESAQTYVQRQEAGEEEEEAPAA; encoded by the coding sequence ATGCGCGGACACCGCGAGTTCGATTCCGATTCGGCCGTACGCCCGGCCGGTGACCGCCCGACCGGCGCCGACCGGGACACCGAGTCCCTGACGTATGCCGCGGCGAGCGCCGGTCGCCCCGACGTGCTCGGCGCGTCCGGGCTGCTCGGCCTGCAACGGGCGGTGGGTAACCGGGCGGTCGGTGAGCTGGTCGAGCCGGATTCCTCGCCCGTGCACAACGTGGTCAACTCAGGTGGCGGGAGCCCACTGGCCCCGGAGGTGCGGGCGGACATGGAGTCCCGCTTCGGCGGGCAGGACTTCTCCGACGTCCGGGTGCACACCGACGGTGCCGCGCACGAGTCGGCGAAGTCGGTGAACGCGCAGGCGTACACCGTCGGGTCGAACATCGTCTTCCAGCGCGACAGCTACGACCCGTCCTCGGCCGGTGGTCAGCACATGCTCGCCCACGAGCTGACCCACGTGGTGCAGCAGCGCAGCGGGCCGGTCGACGGCACGGACCACGGCGGTGGGGTGAAGGTGAGCGACCCGTCGGACCGCTTCGAGCGGGAGGCCGTCGCCAACGCCGACCGGCTGATGTCCACCCCGGCGGCGCCCGCCCCGGCGGCTGCGATGCAGCGGGCCGTCGAGCATGCCGGGCACGACCACCCGGTGGCGCAGCGCGAGGAGGAGATGGCCGAGGAGGACGAGTCGGCACAGACGTACGTGCAGCGCCAGGAGGCCGGCGAGGAGGAAGAGGAAGCTCCGGCCGCCTGA
- a CDS encoding HEAT repeat domain-containing protein, whose amino-acid sequence MTDANGETQRLIHESLVADNPERLINELVTSGPDALQQVLAAAHTKANRYLPSLYEVVRRSTYPAAVPVLQRNVDIGNYATVSSVLWALAHNDEASALDIALQHLTDPGALFTTRAAAASALYGVKQPAATQALHATLAEQQTDPDNPELPLLLVNTATALATTNDHSGAPALYRLMESDHETARSLATTALRIVIDQDALRQLATALADPSAEVRGAAVDPVFLIGSPAAAELLLRRAEDDSDDTVRHNSLLRFGDILGLALGGLDDLSFAQDEWATTRSELDQDVCYRFGEAITLENLVEEFTEEEQLRERVAEELQIVTGIDVPSIFKQGGIDAVRIATAEASIRPGRVHKWGYAQPLPQR is encoded by the coding sequence GTGACGGACGCCAACGGCGAGACACAGCGACTCATCCATGAATCCCTGGTCGCAGACAATCCGGAGCGGTTGATCAACGAACTGGTCACCAGCGGGCCCGACGCTCTTCAACAGGTCCTCGCCGCCGCGCACACGAAGGCAAATCGCTATCTTCCGAGCCTGTACGAGGTGGTGCGGCGCAGCACCTACCCGGCAGCCGTCCCCGTGTTGCAGCGGAATGTCGACATCGGCAATTACGCGACAGTCAGCAGTGTTCTCTGGGCTCTCGCGCATAACGACGAGGCGAGTGCGTTGGACATCGCGCTCCAACACCTCACTGATCCTGGGGCACTGTTCACGACCCGAGCGGCGGCGGCCAGTGCGCTCTACGGCGTCAAACAGCCAGCCGCCACCCAGGCTCTGCATGCCACTCTCGCGGAACAGCAGACCGACCCGGACAATCCGGAATTGCCGTTACTACTGGTCAACACGGCCACCGCCCTGGCCACCACGAACGACCACAGCGGCGCCCCCGCCCTCTACCGGCTGATGGAGAGCGATCACGAAACTGCTCGGTCACTGGCCACCACCGCGCTCCGTATCGTGATCGACCAGGATGCCCTACGACAACTGGCGACCGCTCTGGCCGATCCGAGTGCCGAGGTGCGAGGCGCTGCGGTCGATCCCGTTTTTCTGATCGGCTCACCCGCAGCCGCCGAATTGCTGCTACGCCGCGCCGAAGACGATTCGGACGACACCGTGCGGCACAACTCGCTCCTCCGATTCGGCGACATACTGGGACTGGCACTCGGCGGGTTGGACGACCTCTCGTTCGCGCAGGACGAGTGGGCAACGACGCGGTCAGAGCTCGATCAGGATGTGTGCTATCGCTTCGGCGAGGCGATCACCCTGGAGAACCTCGTGGAAGAGTTCACCGAGGAGGAGCAACTCCGCGAGAGAGTCGCCGAGGAGCTACAAATAGTCACCGGCATCGACGTACCGTCGATCTTCAAGCAAGGCGGCATCGACGCCGTACGCATCGCCACCGCCGAAGCGTCGATCAGGCCGGGCCGCGTCCACAAATGGGGATACGCACAGCCGTTGCCCCAACGGTGA